A single window of Mycolicibacterium aurum DNA harbors:
- a CDS encoding mycofactocin-coupled SDR family oxidoreductase, whose protein sequence is MGELSGKVAFITGAARGQGRAHAVKLASEGADIIALDLCAQIESVPYPLATAEDMAATVKLVEDTGARILTYEADVRDRDAVKSAVRDGTEKLGNRLDIVVANAGIAPMAAAEAWQDVIDVNLTGVYNTIDVAMKPMVKFGNGGSIVLTSSVAGLVGLGAPVAGSVGYAAAKHGIVGIMRVYANFLAQYSIRVNSVHPAAVNTPMIDNEFTRSWLSGLAQETGGGPDMGNALPVSALEPEDIANAVYWLVSDSARYVTGVTLPVDAGYVNKR, encoded by the coding sequence ATGGGTGAACTCAGCGGCAAGGTCGCCTTCATCACCGGTGCCGCCCGGGGGCAGGGCCGCGCCCACGCGGTCAAACTGGCCTCCGAAGGCGCCGACATCATCGCCCTCGATCTCTGCGCCCAGATCGAGTCGGTCCCCTATCCGCTGGCCACCGCCGAGGACATGGCCGCGACGGTCAAACTCGTCGAGGACACCGGCGCGCGCATCCTCACCTACGAGGCCGATGTCCGGGACCGCGACGCCGTCAAGTCCGCCGTGCGGGATGGCACCGAGAAGCTCGGCAACCGCCTCGACATCGTGGTCGCCAACGCCGGTATCGCGCCGATGGCGGCGGCGGAGGCGTGGCAGGACGTCATCGACGTCAATCTCACCGGCGTCTACAACACCATCGACGTCGCCATGAAACCCATGGTCAAGTTCGGCAACGGCGGGTCGATCGTGCTGACCAGCTCGGTGGCCGGTCTGGTCGGACTCGGCGCGCCGGTGGCGGGTTCGGTCGGCTATGCGGCGGCCAAGCACGGCATCGTGGGCATCATGCGGGTCTACGCCAATTTCCTTGCGCAGTACAGCATTCGGGTCAACTCGGTACATCCGGCAGCGGTGAACACGCCGATGATCGACAACGAGTTCACCCGGTCCTGGTTGAGCGGGCTCGCACAGGAGACCGGCGGTGGTCCCGACATGGGCAACGCGCTGCCCGTCTCGGCGCTGGAACCCGAGGACATCGCGAACGCGGTGTACTGGCTGGTGTCGGACTCGGCCCGCTACGTCACGGGGGTCACGCTGCCGGTCGACGCGGGGTACGTCAACAAGCGATGA
- a CDS encoding putative quinol monooxygenase, translating into MPIVVIATMTAKPESVDTVRNACKQAIEAVHGEPGCDLYSLHEADGTFVFVEQWADADALQTHSTAPAVGALFGTIGDHLDGAPDIKVMQPVVAGDPAKGQLRP; encoded by the coding sequence ATGCCGATCGTCGTCATCGCCACCATGACCGCCAAGCCCGAGTCCGTCGACACGGTCCGCAACGCATGTAAGCAGGCCATCGAAGCCGTGCACGGCGAGCCCGGCTGCGACCTGTACTCGCTGCACGAGGCCGACGGCACGTTCGTGTTCGTGGAGCAGTGGGCCGACGCCGACGCCCTGCAGACCCACAGCACCGCACCCGCGGTCGGCGCGCTGTTCGGCACCATCGGCGACCACCTCGACGGCGCTCCTGACATCAAGGTGATGCAGCCGGTGGTGGCGGGCGACCCGGCCAAGGGTCAGTTGCGGCCCTAA
- a CDS encoding DNA translocase FtsK: MASKTAARSVARQPRSKAPSRGGGRTARPSAPRRKPAKRTPSAVASAGTAVGKGVRAGWLMVAKGAGSTARSVGRARELEPGHRRDGIALALLGAAVVVAASSWFDAARPVGEWIDTVVRVIIGSAVVLVPVALAAVGVTLMRSEPDPESRPRLILGSAMIGLPALGLWHLWSGSPQDPVAREHASGFLGFAIGGPLSDGLTAWIAAPLLAIGVLFGVLLVTGTTIREVPSTVRDMFTTRWQRDYDDDEYDDEYDEDYDDADPRGAEDFSDGYYDDENGYADDQAQSWPSATQPTVPLDRPDGPSGSPMDNYPVDEDDELTAAPPARSRKKSRKEKEPELSLDRVVEGPYVLPSLDLLVAGDPPKLRSAANDKMVEVIQSVLQQFKVDAAVTGCTRGPTVTRYEVELGPGVKVEKITALQKNIAYAVATESVRMLSPIPGKSAVGIEVPNTDREMVRLADVLTAPTTRRDHHPLVIGLGKDIEGDFISANLAKMPHLLVAGSTGSGKSSFVNSMLVSLLARATPEEVRMILIDPKMVELTPYEGIPHLITPIVTQPKKAAAALAWLVEEMEQRYQDMQANRVRHIDVFNEKVRSGEITAPLGSERVYKPYPYILAIVDELADLMMTAPRDVEDAIVRITQKARAAGIHLVLATQRPSVDVVTGLIKTNVPSRLSFATSSLTDSRVILDQAGAEKLIGMGDGLFLPMGANKPIRLQGAYISDEEIQAVVEATKMQAEPEYFEGVTTAKPTGERTDVDPDIGDDMDVFLQAVELVVSSQFGSTSMLQRKLRVGFAKAGRLMDLMETRQIVGPSEGSKAREVLVKPDELAGTLELIRGGSDASGE, encoded by the coding sequence ATGGCGAGTAAGACCGCGGCCCGATCTGTTGCCCGTCAGCCCAGGTCAAAGGCCCCTTCACGCGGTGGGGGACGGACCGCGCGGCCGTCGGCTCCGCGCCGCAAGCCAGCGAAACGCACTCCGTCGGCTGTCGCTTCGGCAGGCACCGCCGTCGGCAAAGGGGTGCGGGCCGGTTGGCTGATGGTGGCCAAAGGCGCCGGAAGCACCGCGCGGTCGGTGGGCCGGGCCCGGGAACTGGAACCCGGGCATCGACGCGACGGCATCGCATTGGCGTTGCTCGGCGCTGCTGTCGTCGTCGCGGCGAGCTCCTGGTTCGACGCGGCGCGGCCGGTGGGCGAATGGATCGACACCGTCGTGCGCGTGATCATCGGCTCCGCCGTGGTGCTGGTTCCGGTCGCGCTCGCCGCCGTCGGCGTCACGCTGATGCGCTCCGAACCGGACCCGGAGTCACGGCCCCGGCTGATCCTCGGCTCCGCGATGATCGGCCTGCCCGCTCTCGGACTGTGGCATCTGTGGTCGGGATCGCCGCAGGATCCGGTCGCACGTGAGCACGCCTCCGGTTTCCTCGGGTTCGCGATCGGCGGACCGCTCTCGGACGGCCTGACGGCGTGGATCGCTGCGCCCCTGCTGGCCATCGGTGTCCTGTTCGGCGTGCTGCTGGTGACCGGGACGACGATCCGCGAGGTGCCCTCGACCGTTCGGGACATGTTCACGACGCGCTGGCAGCGCGACTACGACGACGACGAGTACGACGACGAGTACGACGAGGACTACGACGACGCCGATCCCAGGGGTGCCGAAGATTTCTCGGACGGCTACTACGACGACGAGAACGGCTACGCCGACGACCAGGCACAGTCCTGGCCGTCGGCTACCCAACCGACGGTGCCGCTGGACCGTCCCGACGGACCGTCCGGGTCCCCGATGGACAACTACCCCGTCGACGAGGACGACGAGCTCACTGCGGCGCCACCGGCCCGGTCGCGGAAGAAGTCGCGCAAGGAGAAGGAGCCGGAGCTCTCGCTGGACCGAGTGGTCGAGGGTCCCTACGTCCTGCCGTCGCTGGATCTGCTGGTCGCCGGCGACCCACCGAAACTGCGCAGCGCGGCCAACGACAAGATGGTCGAGGTCATCCAGTCGGTACTGCAGCAGTTCAAGGTCGACGCGGCTGTCACGGGCTGCACCCGCGGCCCGACCGTGACCCGGTACGAGGTCGAACTCGGCCCCGGCGTCAAGGTCGAGAAAATCACTGCGCTGCAGAAGAACATCGCCTACGCAGTGGCCACCGAGAGCGTCCGGATGCTCTCACCGATCCCCGGCAAGTCGGCCGTCGGCATCGAGGTGCCCAACACCGACCGTGAGATGGTGCGCCTCGCCGATGTGCTGACCGCGCCGACCACCCGTCGCGATCACCATCCGCTGGTCATCGGCCTCGGCAAGGACATCGAGGGTGACTTCATCTCGGCGAACCTGGCCAAGATGCCGCACCTGCTGGTGGCGGGTTCCACCGGTTCCGGTAAGTCCAGCTTCGTCAACTCGATGCTGGTCTCGCTGCTGGCGCGGGCCACCCCAGAAGAGGTCAGGATGATCCTGATCGACCCGAAGATGGTGGAACTCACACCGTACGAAGGCATTCCACACCTGATCACCCCGATCGTGACGCAGCCGAAGAAGGCTGCCGCCGCGCTGGCGTGGCTGGTCGAGGAGATGGAGCAGCGCTACCAGGACATGCAGGCCAACCGGGTGCGCCACATCGACGTGTTCAACGAGAAGGTCCGCTCCGGTGAGATCACCGCACCACTGGGCAGCGAACGCGTCTACAAGCCGTATCCCTACATCCTGGCCATCGTCGACGAGCTCGCCGACCTGATGATGACCGCTCCGCGCGACGTCGAGGACGCGATCGTGCGGATCACGCAAAAGGCCCGTGCGGCAGGCATTCACCTCGTACTCGCGACCCAGCGTCCGTCGGTCGACGTCGTCACCGGTCTGATCAAGACCAACGTCCCGTCCCGGTTGTCGTTCGCCACCTCGTCGTTGACCGACAGCCGGGTGATCCTGGACCAGGCCGGCGCCGAGAAACTGATCGGCATGGGCGACGGACTGTTCCTGCCGATGGGCGCCAACAAGCCCATCCGCCTCCAGGGTGCCTACATCTCCGACGAGGAGATCCAGGCCGTCGTCGAGGCAACCAAGATGCAGGCCGAACCGGAATACTTCGAAGGCGTCACCACGGCCAAGCCGACCGGCGAGCGCACCGACGTCGACCCGGACATCGGCGACGACATGGACGTCTTCCTCCAGGCGGTCGAACTCGTGGTGTCCAGCCAGTTCGGCTCGACATCGATGCTGCAGCGCAAGCTCCGCGTCGGCTTCGCCAAGGCTGGTCGGCTGATGGACCTGATGGAGACTCGCCAGATCGTCGGGCCGTCAGAGGGATCCAAGGCGCGCGAGGTGCTGGTCAAGCCCGACGAATTGGCGGGAACGCTGGAGCTGATCCGTGGCGGGTCCGACGCCTCGGGGGAGTAG
- a CDS encoding class I SAM-dependent methyltransferase: protein MRLALRGANPVEWLALRAGIVPTAAAEAWGGMALSAVVITAVQTGVTARLARRPATAEELAAELSLDPVPTRLLLDCLRSGGHVTVRRGRYRLTRRSRRWLDPESALSVAQYVAGASDYWAWWSDLDEVTRTGRPAGHHDAPPGDPYWRRYIGGQLELARLSAGEVAKKIRLPRDSRTLLDIGGGHGWYSAQLCRRHPQLTATVLDLPGSAAIGREIIAAAGMSDRVVHREGDATTDDLGGGYDAVLCFNLLHHLTAEQTVELFGRIRDALAPGGTLAVMDAFAEPSRRSSAQANVLGLFMYLSSGSQVHPPEKLHSWLRDAGFGVPQRIPILRIPGQAMYMVTKAVAASE from the coding sequence GTGAGGCTTGCGCTGCGCGGCGCCAATCCCGTCGAGTGGCTCGCCCTGCGGGCCGGAATCGTTCCGACCGCCGCCGCCGAGGCATGGGGCGGGATGGCGCTCTCGGCGGTCGTCATCACCGCGGTACAGACCGGTGTCACCGCCCGACTCGCACGGCGGCCCGCGACCGCCGAGGAGCTCGCCGCCGAGCTGAGTCTCGATCCTGTGCCGACCCGGCTGCTGCTGGACTGTCTTCGGTCGGGTGGCCACGTCACCGTGCGGCGCGGGCGTTACCGGCTCACCCGCAGATCGCGGCGCTGGCTGGACCCGGAGTCCGCGCTGTCGGTCGCGCAGTACGTGGCGGGCGCGTCGGACTACTGGGCCTGGTGGTCGGACCTGGACGAGGTGACCCGCACCGGACGACCCGCCGGACACCACGACGCACCGCCCGGTGACCCGTACTGGCGGCGCTACATCGGCGGACAGCTGGAGCTCGCGCGGCTCAGCGCCGGCGAGGTGGCGAAAAAGATTCGGCTGCCGCGTGATTCACGGACATTGCTGGACATCGGCGGTGGCCACGGCTGGTACTCCGCGCAACTGTGTCGCCGGCATCCACAGCTCACTGCGACCGTGCTCGACCTGCCGGGCAGCGCGGCGATAGGCCGGGAGATCATCGCGGCGGCGGGGATGTCGGATCGCGTGGTGCACCGGGAGGGCGATGCCACGACAGACGATCTGGGCGGCGGGTACGACGCGGTGCTGTGCTTCAACCTTCTGCATCACCTGACGGCCGAGCAGACCGTCGAGCTGTTCGGCCGGATCCGCGACGCGCTGGCCCCCGGCGGGACGCTGGCCGTCATGGACGCCTTCGCCGAACCGAGCCGCCGGTCCTCCGCTCAGGCGAACGTCCTGGGTCTGTTCATGTACCTCAGCTCGGGGTCGCAGGTCCACCCTCCCGAGAAGCTGCACAGCTGGTTGCGCGACGCGGGGTTCGGTGTGCCGCAGCGGATCCCGATCCTGCGCATCCCTGGGCAGGCCATGTATATGGTCACCAAGGCCGTCGCGGCCTCGGAGTAG